One Loxodonta africana isolate mLoxAfr1 chromosome 8, mLoxAfr1.hap2, whole genome shotgun sequence DNA window includes the following coding sequences:
- the TMEM213 gene encoding transmembrane protein 213: MVQTAACFSCRKSLASVTRATMTLSLLFVSFYSVCLAEANSSNSSAVTDPQPDPGTLEQCPTVDFCPLAAQCCHAGMDEYGWIAAAVGWSLLFLTLILLCVGKLMTLKPDDPKGLPS, encoded by the exons ATGGTGCAGACAGCCGCCTGCTTCTCCTGCAGGAAGAGCCTCGCCTCTGTGACCCGGGCCACAATGACCCTCAGTCTCCTCTTCGTCTCCTTCTACTCTGTTTGCTTAGCAG AAGCAAACAGCAGCAACTCCTCAGCCGTGACCGACCCTCAGCCAGACCCCGGGACCCTGGAGCAGTGCCCCA cTGTTGACTTCTGCCCGCTTGCTGCCCAGTGTTGCCATGCGGGTATGGATGAGTACGGCTGGATCGCGGCTGCCGTGGGCTGGAGCCTCTTGTTCCTCACCCTCATCCTGCTCTGCGTGGGCAAGCTGATGACACTCAAGCCCGACGATCCCAAGGGCCTGCCGTCCTAG